The nucleotide sequence CCCGGCTGGTCCGCATCGGCGCCCTGCGGGTCGCGTGGGCGGCTGGTCAGATAGGGCTCGCCCAGCCGGGTGATGAGTTCAGGGGCAAAGCCGGGGCCGTCATCGGTGATCAGCACCACAATACGGCTCTCGTCCCAACTGGTTTCGATGCGCACGGTCTGGACAGCAAAATCGGTGGCATTCTCGATCAGATTACCGAGGCCATAGAGCAGGCCGACACTGCGCGGAAAGATCGGGTCTGGACCGGCGACGCCCTGGCTGTCGAACAGAATGACTTTGCCGCGTCCTTCGTGATGGCGCGCCACTTCGTCGAGCACATCGCTCAGGGAAGCTTCGGCAAAGGGATCGGTGGGGTCGGTGCCGCCCAGATTGCGCAGCTTGGCAAGGATGGCGCGGCAGCGCGCCGCCTGGGCGATGATCAGTTCGACGTCCTCTGCCAGCTGGCTGCCCTCGTCCACATCGGCGCGCATTTCCTTGGCGGCAAGGGCGATGGTCGAGAGCGGCGTGCCCAGCTCATGGGCCGCCGCTGCCGCCATGCCGTCGAGCGCGGAGAGCTGTTCGCGGCGTGACAAGGCCAGTTCGGTCGCCGCCAGGGCGTCGGCTATCAATCGCGAGTCATTGGCGACCTTGCTGGTATAGGCGGAAATAAAGGCGATGCCACAGACGATGGCCACCCAGATGCCAATGACGAAAACGCGGTCAAAGGCCAGCTCGTGCCCCGGAACCCATGGCAGTGGCATATGCACCATGGCAACGATTGACGCGATAACTGCCGCAAACAGGGCAATGATGAGCGTTTCGAGCTGCGGCAGTGTCGTCGCCGATACCGAGACCGGCGCCAGCAGCAGCAGCGAGAACGGGTTCTGCAGCCCGCCTGTCAGGGCAAGCAGGCCCCCGAGCTGGGTGAGGTCGCAGGCCAGCAACACCGCGGCAAAGCGCGGCGAGAGGTTGGCGCGCGAGCCATAGCGCCAGACAAGGAAGATATTGAGCAGCGCCGACAGGGCGATCAGCGTCATGCATTCGAGCAGGGGCAGCGGAAAGCCCAGGCCGAAATGAACGAAAAACACGCCAACGGTCTGCCCTGCTATCGCCAGCCAGCGCAGCAGCACAAGCGATTGCAGGCGCAACGGGCGCCAGTCGGGCGTCATCTCGAGGCGCGAAGCCGTTTCGGTACTCATATGAATAGGGCTCCAGTCAGGGCAGGCGCGGCGCCATAGGGACAAAAAACACGCATTTCAAGCAGTAAAACCCAATAGGCACATTCTTGATCCTGTCAAAGCGGGGACCAAATTAGTTGCATCGTGACTGGGAGACGAAACGAAATGAACACAGCAATCATCAAACCGCAATGGTCGCCTCTGACCATCGCCCTCATGGTCCTCGGCTTTATCCTCTTCTGGCCCATTGGCCTGGCCATTCTTGGCTACATCCTGTGGGGTGAAAAGTTCGGCGGCTCCGCCGAAAAGGCCCAGGCCTACTGGAACAAAGGATGCGGCTACATGCGAAACAACACCAAGCACCACGGCTTCGGCGGGCAGAATTTCGCCTCAACCGGCAACGCCGCCTTCGATGACTACCGCGCCGACCAGCTCAAGCGTCTCGAGGAAGAGCGCGCCCGTCTCGATGCCGAGATCGACGCCTTCCAGGACTACATGGCCAATCTGCGCAAGGCCAA is from Devosia sp. SD17-2 and encodes:
- a CDS encoding DUF2852 domain-containing protein — its product is MNTAIIKPQWSPLTIALMVLGFILFWPIGLAILGYILWGEKFGGSAEKAQAYWNKGCGYMRNNTKHHGFGGQNFASTGNAAFDDYRADQLKRLEEERARLDAEIDAFQDYMANLRKAKDREEFDRFMSERRGNRQGFGDTNQENWGNNG
- a CDS encoding ActS/PrrB/RegB family redox-sensitive histidine kinase, translating into MSTETASRLEMTPDWRPLRLQSLVLLRWLAIAGQTVGVFFVHFGLGFPLPLLECMTLIALSALLNIFLVWRYGSRANLSPRFAAVLLACDLTQLGGLLALTGGLQNPFSLLLLAPVSVSATTLPQLETLIIALFAAVIASIVAMVHMPLPWVPGHELAFDRVFVIGIWVAIVCGIAFISAYTSKVANDSRLIADALAATELALSRREQLSALDGMAAAAAHELGTPLSTIALAAKEMRADVDEGSQLAEDVELIIAQAARCRAILAKLRNLGGTDPTDPFAEASLSDVLDEVARHHEGRGKVILFDSQGVAGPDPIFPRSVGLLYGLGNLIENATDFAVQTVRIETSWDESRIVVLITDDGPGFAPELITRLGEPYLTSRPRDPQGADADQPGGLGLGIFIAKTLLERTGAKLTFSNENADGHAQVRIVWSRDTVVKQSATRVLT